Proteins encoded within one genomic window of Kibdelosporangium phytohabitans:
- a CDS encoding response regulator transcription factor, giving the protein MLAARDGARTGLVSAGVVDAVAEPADTATAARLVAAFRPQVPLLGDHRALGVITELRERHPDVRVPVLSHASAAGVLPGLRDHVSRADAPDIRRLTARERDVLRCLAKAYDNHEIAAEPGIAVRTVNRHLEAIGGKLGTRRRSHLVRLARTAHAS; this is encoded by the coding sequence GTGCTGGCGGCACGCGATGGCGCACGCACTGGCCTGGTCAGTGCGGGAGTCGTCGATGCCGTCGCCGAACCGGCGGACACCGCGACCGCGGCACGGCTGGTGGCGGCGTTCCGCCCGCAAGTGCCGCTGCTGGGGGACCATCGCGCGCTCGGCGTCATCACCGAGTTGCGCGAGCGGCATCCTGACGTGCGGGTCCCGGTGTTGTCACACGCGTCAGCCGCCGGTGTCCTGCCCGGGTTGCGCGACCACGTCAGCAGGGCCGACGCGCCCGACATCCGGCGGCTCACCGCGCGGGAACGAGATGTGCTGCGCTGCTTGGCGAAGGCGTACGACAACCACGAGATCGCCGCCGAGCCCGGCATCGCGGTACGCACCGTGAACCGGCACCTGGAGGCGATCGGAGGCAAGCTCGGCACTCGCCGCCGATCGCACCTGGTGCGCCTGGCCCGCACC
- a CDS encoding acyl-CoA dehydrogenase family protein, with protein MDYARTRQAWGQEIGRYQLIQLKLAKMEVARLNVRNMVFNTIERLRAGKPPTLAEASAMKLYSSEAATEVAMEAVQLFGGNGYMAEYRVEQLARDAKSLMIYAGSNEIQVTHIAKGLLRQ; from the coding sequence GTGGACTACGCCAGGACCCGGCAGGCCTGGGGCCAGGAAATAGGGCGCTACCAACTGATCCAGCTCAAACTGGCCAAGATGGAGGTGGCCCGGCTCAACGTGCGCAACATGGTGTTCAACACGATCGAACGACTGCGCGCGGGCAAACCGCCCACGCTCGCCGAAGCGTCGGCGATGAAGCTCTACTCGTCCGAGGCGGCGACCGAAGTCGCGATGGAGGCGGTACAACTGTTCGGCGGCAACGGTTACATGGCCGAGTACCGCGTGGAGCAGCTGGCCAGGGACGCGAAGTCGCTGATGATCTACGCGGGCAGCAACGAGATCCAGGTCACGCACATCGCCAAAGGCCTGCTGCGCCAGTGA
- a CDS encoding class I SAM-dependent methyltransferase, with protein sequence MSALPETPGDGAVLNDYDTFAEAYTAETEANLLNAHYTRPAILDLAGDVTGRQILDAGCGSGPLFAALRDRGAVVTGFDSSAKMVELARQRLGGDAALHVADIGSPLPFPGGAFDDVIASLVLHYLEDWTAALAELRRVLKPGGRLIMAVHHPIIFKLLDPTADYFATTQWSHEHTFDGQKAVLTYWHRPLHAMTDAFTAAGFRTAVISEPPPAPGARQLFPDELAAFPSGAFLSFLFFVLEAV encoded by the coding sequence ATGTCCGCGCTCCCCGAGACTCCCGGCGATGGTGCCGTGCTCAACGACTACGACACCTTCGCCGAGGCGTACACGGCTGAGACCGAAGCCAACCTCCTCAACGCCCACTACACGCGGCCCGCGATCCTGGACCTGGCCGGTGACGTGACCGGTCGGCAGATCCTCGACGCGGGCTGCGGTTCCGGACCGCTGTTCGCGGCGTTGCGTGACCGGGGTGCCGTCGTGACCGGTTTCGACTCCAGCGCCAAGATGGTGGAGCTGGCACGGCAACGGCTCGGCGGCGACGCGGCGCTGCACGTCGCCGACATCGGGAGTCCGCTGCCGTTTCCCGGCGGCGCGTTCGACGACGTCATCGCCTCGCTGGTGTTGCACTACCTGGAGGACTGGACGGCTGCGCTGGCCGAGCTGCGGCGTGTGCTGAAGCCCGGCGGCCGGCTGATCATGGCTGTCCACCACCCCATCATCTTCAAGCTGCTCGATCCCACGGCCGACTACTTCGCGACCACCCAGTGGTCTCACGAGCACACCTTCGACGGCCAGAAAGCCGTGCTCACGTACTGGCACCGGCCGTTGCACGCGATGACGGACGCCTTCACGGCGGCGGGTTTCCGGACCGCTGTCATCAGCGAACCCCCTCCGGCGCCCGGTGCCCGTCAGCTGTTTCCCGACGAGCTCGCGGCGTTCCCGTCCGGGGCTTTCCTGAGCTTCCTGTTCTTCGTCCTCGAGGCTGTCTAG
- a CDS encoding SGNH/GDSL hydrolase family protein, protein MTITIRPASTVMFTGDSITDLQRPHDEDPYACSYPVRVAGEWSLRHPDRPVTWLNTAVAGHKVMDLEARWQADVLDARPDVLSILVGVNDLGWHTLDPDGHVIPADEFKAGYGRLLAPLADAGTQLILIEPFLLPIQGVVEAGAALVGEREREQWREDLDPKIQAVHELAGEYGAHLIPADRMFAELSVTTGPEFWAEDGVHPTSAGHSVLATAWLDLVA, encoded by the coding sequence ATGACGATCACCATCCGCCCAGCAAGCACCGTGATGTTCACCGGGGACTCGATCACCGACCTCCAGCGCCCGCACGACGAGGACCCGTACGCGTGCAGCTACCCGGTGCGGGTCGCGGGGGAGTGGTCCCTGCGGCACCCGGACAGGCCGGTGACCTGGCTGAACACCGCGGTCGCCGGTCACAAGGTGATGGACCTCGAAGCCCGCTGGCAGGCCGACGTGCTCGACGCGCGGCCGGACGTGCTGTCGATCCTCGTGGGCGTCAACGACCTGGGCTGGCACACCCTGGACCCGGACGGGCACGTGATCCCCGCGGACGAGTTCAAGGCGGGATACGGCCGGCTGCTCGCGCCACTGGCCGACGCGGGCACACAGCTGATCCTCATCGAGCCGTTCCTCCTGCCGATCCAAGGAGTCGTCGAGGCCGGTGCCGCGCTCGTGGGGGAGCGGGAACGCGAGCAGTGGCGGGAAGACCTGGACCCGAAGATCCAGGCCGTGCACGAACTCGCCGGCGAGTACGGCGCCCACCTGATCCCGGCCGACAGGATGTTCGCCGAGCTCAGCGTGACCACCGGGCCGGAGTTCTGGGCGGAGGACGGCGTGCACCCGACGTCGGCCGGTCACAGCGTGCTCGCGACAGCGTGGCTGGACCTGGTCGCCTAG
- a CDS encoding SpoIIE family protein phosphatase codes for MTDSEVERSWADVFAAGGEVGTDLAAVDWAASPLGPPAGWSQSLRTAVGILLSSRFPMWLAWGPELTFFCNAAYRRDTLGRKYPWALGRSAREVWAEIWDDIGPRIETVLTTGQATWDEELLLFLQRSGYPEETYHTFSYSPLRDDAGIVVGMLCVVSEDTGKVIGERRMATLRDLGSDTSVVRTQQETIAFSCDQLARNQRDLPFTLTYLFQDDGSAHLAGTTGVPAGHPAAAGMVSDEDPGTVWPMRGLVEGKSVVVPLDKASAARLPSGGWPDPPTQALLVPLRQYGFLVAGLNQYRPLDEGYRGFVELVAGHIAAGIASARSFQAQQRRAEELAELDRAKTTFFSNISHEFRTPLTLIMGPLDELRDRLAQQDRRVLDELDLIKRNGLRLGKLVNSLLDFSRIEAGRMRAAYEPVDLAAVTADLASVFRSAFDRAGLAFHVDCGRLPEPVYIDRGMWEKVVLNLLSNALKFTFDGSVEVSLRAGDGEAVVTVADTGVGVPPEEIPRLFQRFHRIENTRSRSNEGSGIGLALVHELVGLHGGTTTADSVVGKGTRFTIRLPFGSAHLPADALSPAADAPATSMTADPYVQEALRWLPGEQNVNDLGINVTPAPASATAVLVADDNADMREYLARLLTGAGYDVHTVTDGVDALQAARTQAPDLVISDVMMPRLDGLALVSELRADRRTEAVPVLLLSARAGQEASIEGLHAGADDYLVKPFSAAELLARVRANVELSRLRTHHARWRTALVDSLQEAFFVCDDEGAVIETNSAFTDILGYGPEGLPYRQPHPWWPDENTDPEAHRQVTDVFAGLSQRKQASLTIPVTHRDGHRLWISATFNPVQDPDSGHAVTVGTFRDVTAEHYAIQRDTALAALHMRMSAAVSLPDALAAALEQLRSLWRAERVVAVVFGERNRPTVTSTDADRSWSDLDDEHRTFLTALRERPALSTASGALGTGITLDHPDGSMVLWFAPDGRRPFTDQDTVLLSLLGGHLAQGLARARQIDQQRETALELQRAILGPSTLPDGFAVRYEPAARPLSVGGDWYDAVHLPDGSIGIVVGDCVGRGLKAAAVMGQLRSACRALLLQHPSPARTLMALDDFAAGIPGARCTTVFCGILNPETGVLTYSSAGHPPPILAHADGVTALLDQASSTPLAVRSGKPRPAAECVMPPRTTLLMYTDGLVERRRQPLTEGIALAAEAVVAGHDSALDDVATQLMTKLAPAGGYDDDVALLLCRHPAPLDITVPAEPARLAPIRRELRAWSQRCGLSGEVAQALLVVVGEASANAIDHGYHDMPSAMVRVRAEALSDRLHVTVTDTGRWKTPQPEANPHRGRGIGLMRALTREFTINSSPDGTIVDMHMGIA; via the coding sequence GTGACGGACTCTGAGGTCGAAAGATCCTGGGCGGACGTGTTCGCCGCCGGCGGTGAGGTCGGCACCGACCTGGCGGCGGTCGACTGGGCCGCGAGCCCGCTGGGCCCGCCGGCCGGCTGGTCGCAGAGCCTGCGGACGGCAGTCGGCATCCTGCTGTCGTCGCGGTTTCCCATGTGGCTGGCGTGGGGTCCGGAGCTGACGTTCTTCTGCAACGCGGCCTACCGCCGCGACACCCTCGGCCGGAAGTACCCGTGGGCGCTGGGCCGGTCGGCCCGCGAGGTCTGGGCGGAGATCTGGGACGACATCGGGCCGCGGATCGAGACCGTGCTGACCACCGGGCAGGCGACGTGGGACGAGGAGCTCCTGCTGTTCCTGCAACGCTCCGGCTACCCGGAGGAGACCTACCACACTTTCTCCTACAGCCCGCTGCGCGACGACGCGGGCATCGTGGTCGGCATGCTCTGCGTCGTCAGCGAGGACACCGGGAAGGTCATCGGTGAGCGGCGGATGGCGACGCTGCGTGACCTCGGCTCGGACACCAGCGTCGTGCGCACGCAACAGGAGACGATCGCGTTCTCCTGCGACCAGCTGGCCCGCAACCAGCGCGACCTCCCCTTCACCCTGACCTACCTGTTCCAGGACGACGGCAGCGCACACCTGGCAGGCACGACCGGCGTCCCGGCGGGGCACCCGGCCGCCGCGGGCATGGTGTCCGATGAGGACCCGGGGACGGTGTGGCCCATGCGGGGACTGGTCGAGGGCAAGTCGGTGGTGGTGCCGCTGGACAAGGCGTCGGCGGCGCGGCTCCCGAGCGGCGGCTGGCCGGACCCGCCCACGCAGGCGCTTCTCGTCCCGCTGCGGCAGTACGGGTTCCTGGTGGCCGGGCTCAACCAGTACCGGCCGCTGGACGAGGGCTACCGCGGCTTCGTCGAACTGGTCGCCGGGCACATCGCGGCGGGGATCGCGAGCGCCCGCAGCTTCCAGGCACAGCAGCGGCGTGCCGAGGAACTGGCCGAACTGGACCGCGCCAAGACCACGTTCTTCTCGAACATCAGCCACGAGTTCCGCACTCCGCTGACGCTCATCATGGGGCCGCTCGACGAACTGCGGGACCGGCTCGCCCAGCAGGACCGCCGCGTCCTCGACGAGCTGGACCTGATCAAGCGCAACGGTCTGCGGCTCGGCAAGCTCGTCAACAGCCTCCTGGACTTCTCCCGCATCGAGGCCGGGCGGATGCGGGCCGCGTACGAGCCGGTCGACCTCGCCGCCGTCACCGCCGACCTGGCCAGCGTCTTCCGGTCGGCGTTCGACCGGGCGGGACTGGCCTTCCACGTCGACTGCGGTCGGCTGCCCGAACCGGTGTACATCGATCGCGGCATGTGGGAGAAGGTGGTCCTGAACCTGCTCAGCAACGCGCTGAAGTTCACCTTCGACGGCTCGGTCGAGGTTTCCCTGCGCGCGGGCGACGGCGAAGCGGTGGTCACGGTCGCGGACACGGGTGTCGGCGTGCCGCCCGAGGAGATCCCGCGGCTGTTCCAGCGATTCCACCGCATCGAGAACACGCGGTCCCGGTCGAACGAAGGCAGCGGCATCGGGCTCGCCCTCGTGCACGAACTGGTCGGGTTGCACGGCGGCACCACGACCGCGGACAGCGTCGTGGGCAAAGGCACCCGCTTCACGATCCGGCTGCCGTTCGGCTCCGCCCACCTGCCTGCCGACGCGTTGTCCCCGGCCGCGGACGCCCCGGCCACGTCGATGACCGCCGACCCGTACGTGCAGGAGGCTCTGCGCTGGCTGCCCGGCGAGCAGAACGTCAACGACCTGGGCATCAACGTCACCCCGGCGCCCGCGTCGGCCACGGCGGTCCTGGTCGCGGACGACAACGCCGACATGCGGGAGTACCTCGCCCGTCTGCTGACCGGTGCCGGTTACGACGTCCACACCGTCACCGACGGCGTCGACGCCCTGCAAGCAGCTCGCACGCAGGCACCTGATCTCGTCATCAGTGATGTGATGATGCCCCGCCTGGACGGTCTCGCGCTGGTGTCGGAACTGCGGGCGGATCGGCGCACGGAGGCGGTGCCGGTGCTGTTGTTGTCCGCCCGCGCCGGGCAGGAGGCCTCCATCGAGGGCCTGCACGCCGGTGCCGACGACTACCTGGTCAAGCCGTTCTCCGCGGCTGAACTGCTGGCCCGGGTGCGTGCGAACGTCGAACTGTCGCGTCTGCGCACGCACCACGCGCGTTGGCGGACCGCGCTCGTCGACTCCTTGCAGGAGGCGTTCTTCGTCTGCGACGACGAGGGTGCCGTCATCGAGACCAACTCCGCGTTCACCGACATCCTCGGCTACGGCCCGGAGGGTCTGCCGTACCGGCAGCCGCACCCGTGGTGGCCGGACGAGAACACCGATCCGGAGGCCCATCGCCAGGTCACGGACGTGTTCGCCGGTCTGTCCCAGCGAAAGCAGGCCAGTCTCACCATTCCCGTCACGCACCGCGACGGCCACCGGCTGTGGATCAGCGCCACGTTCAACCCGGTTCAGGATCCCGATTCGGGACACGCCGTCACCGTCGGCACGTTCCGCGACGTCACCGCCGAGCACTACGCCATCCAGCGCGACACCGCGTTGGCCGCGCTGCACATGCGCATGTCCGCCGCGGTCAGCCTTCCGGACGCCCTGGCCGCGGCCTTGGAGCAGCTGCGGAGCCTGTGGCGCGCCGAGCGCGTGGTCGCCGTGGTCTTCGGCGAACGCAACAGGCCCACGGTGACCAGCACCGACGCGGACCGCTCGTGGAGCGACCTGGACGACGAGCACCGGACGTTCCTGACAGCGCTACGCGAACGGCCCGCGTTGAGCACGGCCAGCGGCGCCCTCGGAACGGGCATCACCCTCGACCACCCCGACGGCAGCATGGTGCTCTGGTTCGCCCCGGACGGACGGCGCCCCTTCACCGACCAGGACACCGTCCTGCTGTCCCTGCTGGGCGGTCATCTCGCTCAGGGCCTGGCCCGGGCCCGCCAGATCGATCAGCAGCGTGAAACCGCGCTCGAGCTGCAACGCGCCATCCTGGGCCCGTCCACGCTGCCCGACGGGTTCGCCGTCCGGTACGAACCGGCTGCCCGCCCGCTCAGCGTCGGCGGTGACTGGTACGACGCCGTCCACCTGCCGGACGGCAGCATCGGCATCGTCGTCGGCGACTGCGTCGGCCGCGGCCTGAAAGCCGCCGCTGTGATGGGCCAGCTGCGCAGTGCCTGCCGGGCGTTGTTGCTGCAGCACCCGAGCCCCGCACGCACCCTCATGGCGTTGGACGATTTCGCGGCGGGCATTCCCGGCGCGCGCTGCACGACCGTTTTCTGCGGCATCCTCAACCCGGAGACCGGCGTCCTGACTTACTCCAGCGCCGGGCACCCTCCCCCGATCCTCGCCCACGCCGACGGCGTCACCGCCCTGCTCGACCAGGCGAGCTCGACGCCGTTGGCCGTTCGTTCCGGCAAACCACGCCCAGCGGCGGAATGCGTCATGCCTCCCCGCACGACGTTGCTGATGTACACCGACGGGTTGGTCGAGCGGCGCCGCCAGCCGCTGACCGAGGGCATCGCCCTGGCTGCCGAGGCCGTTGTCGCGGGCCACGACTCGGCCCTCGACGACGTGGCCACGCAGCTGATGACGAAGCTGGCGCCCGCCGGGGGCTACGACGACGACGTGGCGCTGCTGCTGTGCCGCCATCCGGCCCCGCTGGACATCACCGTCCCCGCCGAACCGGCTCGTCTCGCGCCGATTCGCAGGGAACTCCGCGCGTGGTCGCAACGGTGCGGGCTGTCCGGAGAGGTCGCCCAAGCGCTGCTGGTGGTCGTCGGCGAGGCGTCGGCCAACGCGATCGACCACGGCTACCACGACATGCCGAGTGCCATGGTGCGGGTCCGGGCCGAAGCCTTGAGCGACAGGTTGCACGTGACGGTCACGGACACCGGCCGGTGGAAGACACCCCAGCCCGAGGCCAACCCGCACCGCGGGCGCGGAATCGGGTTGATGCGTGCGCTCACGCGGGAATTCACCATCAATTCAAGCCCGGACGGCACAATCGTCGACATGCACATGGGGATCGCCTGA
- a CDS encoding STAS domain-containing protein, giving the protein MTTPLTVTTSHDTEGAVTLKVAGEIDMTNSDSFAAAIDDAPGRLVVDLSGVEYMDSAGLSVLFIHADRIEVIVPELLAPVVAFSGLSAMTTVHGRRTSSGSGQEQ; this is encoded by the coding sequence ATGACGACACCGCTCACCGTGACAACCAGCCATGACACCGAAGGCGCTGTGACGCTCAAGGTCGCCGGTGAAATCGACATGACCAACAGCGATTCCTTCGCGGCCGCCATCGACGACGCCCCGGGGCGGCTCGTCGTCGACCTCTCCGGCGTCGAATACATGGACAGCGCGGGGTTGAGCGTTCTGTTCATCCACGCCGACCGGATCGAGGTGATCGTGCCCGAGCTCCTCGCGCCCGTGGTCGCCTTCTCCGGCCTGTCCGCCATGACGACCGTGCACGGCCGGCGGACCTCGTCCGGTTCAGGTCAGGAGCAGTAG
- a CDS encoding PP2C family protein-serine/threonine phosphatase: MTEESSAEDLLRRIESVTDSALSHLGLEKLLEELLARVREHLSVDTATVLLHDNASGQLIATASAGFDEEIRQGVRLPVGTGFAGRVAAERKPITIDHVDASTVVNPLLWEKGLHAMLGVPMVAGSQLVGVVHVGSFVHRQFTARDIRLLELAADRMALATQAQVVRTERATATALQRSLLPGRLPRPAGLEFAARYVPGADVRVGGDWYDVFELPGERWGIVMGDVVGHGLPAAVVMGRLRSALRAYALLDIDDPAEVLDKLNRKAVHFEAGIMATVLYAVVDPAFDRIRISLAGHPPPVLAVAGEPTRLLELVPDPPIGVRYDLRRRDAVVTFPPEAVMAFFTDGLVERRGWTLNTGLAMLGETITAGPAEAVTAKAMSVLTQAVPPEDDVALLVMRRLRAGK, from the coding sequence ATGACGGAGGAGTCCAGCGCCGAGGATCTGCTGCGCCGGATCGAGAGTGTGACCGATTCGGCGCTGTCGCACCTGGGCCTGGAGAAGCTCCTCGAGGAGCTGCTTGCGCGGGTCCGGGAACACCTGTCCGTCGACACCGCCACCGTGTTGCTGCACGACAACGCCTCGGGCCAGCTGATCGCGACCGCCTCCGCCGGGTTCGACGAGGAGATCCGGCAGGGTGTGCGGCTCCCGGTCGGTACGGGGTTCGCCGGGCGGGTGGCCGCGGAACGCAAGCCGATCACCATCGACCACGTCGACGCTTCGACCGTGGTCAACCCGCTGCTGTGGGAAAAGGGCCTGCACGCGATGCTGGGCGTGCCGATGGTGGCCGGGTCGCAACTGGTCGGCGTTGTGCACGTCGGCTCGTTCGTGCACCGTCAGTTCACCGCGCGGGACATCAGGTTGCTCGAGCTCGCGGCGGACCGGATGGCATTGGCGACCCAAGCGCAGGTGGTCCGCACCGAGCGGGCCACAGCCACGGCGTTGCAGCGCAGTTTGCTGCCCGGCCGGTTGCCGCGCCCGGCTGGGCTGGAGTTCGCCGCCCGCTACGTTCCCGGTGCCGACGTCCGGGTGGGCGGTGACTGGTACGACGTCTTCGAACTGCCTGGTGAGCGCTGGGGCATCGTCATGGGGGACGTGGTCGGGCACGGTCTGCCCGCGGCGGTGGTCATGGGGCGGCTGAGGAGCGCCTTGCGCGCGTACGCGTTGCTGGACATCGACGATCCCGCCGAAGTGCTCGACAAGCTCAACCGCAAGGCCGTGCACTTCGAGGCCGGGATCATGGCCACCGTGCTGTACGCGGTCGTCGACCCGGCGTTCGACCGGATCCGCATCTCCTTGGCCGGGCACCCACCGCCCGTGCTGGCCGTTGCAGGCGAGCCGACGCGCTTGCTGGAGTTGGTGCCCGACCCGCCGATCGGTGTGCGGTACGACCTACGGCGCCGGGACGCTGTGGTCACCTTTCCACCGGAAGCGGTCATGGCCTTCTTCACCGACGGGCTGGTCGAACGCCGTGGGTGGACGTTGAACACCGGCCTGGCGATGCTGGGTGAGACGATCACCGCCGGACCCGCCGAGGCGGTCACCGCCAAGGCGATGTCCGTCCTGACACAGGCCGTCCCGCCGGAGGACGACGTCGCGCTCCTGGTGATGCGCCGGCTGCGGGCCGGGAAGTGA
- a CDS encoding STAS domain-containing protein, whose amino-acid sequence MSTDVFHDEELVSVDVSREADVVVVRVTGELDMSTLEPVERAVWQELAADPRGLVVDMRDVTFCGSTGLRLLVQARQRATSTRAGFRVVTAMNPTVSRVLEISGLDTVFEQCESVSDAVRELTAAA is encoded by the coding sequence ATGAGCACCGATGTTTTTCACGATGAAGAGCTGGTTTCCGTCGACGTCAGCAGGGAGGCCGACGTCGTGGTCGTTCGCGTCACGGGCGAACTGGACATGTCGACCCTCGAGCCGGTGGAAAGAGCCGTGTGGCAGGAGCTGGCGGCGGACCCGCGCGGCCTCGTGGTCGACATGCGGGACGTGACGTTCTGCGGATCGACCGGGCTGCGCCTGCTGGTCCAGGCCCGGCAACGGGCCACGTCCACGCGCGCCGGGTTCCGGGTCGTGACGGCCATGAACCCGACGGTGTCGCGGGTGCTGGAGATCAGCGGCCTGGACACCGTGTTCGAGCAGTGCGAATCCGTGTCGGACGCCGTCCGGGAACTGACGGCGGCGGCCTGA
- a CDS encoding class I SAM-dependent methyltransferase — translation MDPTTVAVPHTLVHLKPLLPSPPARVLEAGCGRGALAKALADLGYTVTGVDRNAEMAAAARQRGVAVIEADIRAVSGEYDVVLFTRSLHHAEDLDDILAHTATLLAPGGQIVIEEFAWEKVDRAAAHFLYDNRAMLVSAGMLDAELPTGDLLDAWVDGHDWLHQGSAMLDALKCVGTDLTTVPTSIVWRLIDGRGGRWVEPATRAADVLATIRDAEERRIAAGMLPQVGLVASVRPRHPG, via the coding sequence ATGGATCCGACCACCGTCGCGGTGCCCCACACACTCGTCCACCTGAAACCGTTGCTGCCGTCGCCCCCGGCCCGTGTCCTCGAGGCCGGCTGCGGCCGTGGTGCCCTGGCCAAGGCTCTGGCGGACCTCGGCTACACGGTGACCGGCGTGGACCGCAACGCGGAGATGGCCGCCGCGGCCAGGCAACGCGGCGTAGCGGTCATCGAGGCCGACATCCGTGCCGTCTCCGGCGAATACGACGTCGTGTTGTTCACGCGTTCCCTGCACCACGCCGAGGACCTGGACGACATCCTGGCCCACACCGCCACGTTGCTCGCCCCGGGGGGACAGATCGTCATCGAGGAGTTCGCCTGGGAGAAGGTGGACCGGGCCGCCGCGCACTTCCTCTACGACAACCGCGCGATGCTGGTCAGCGCGGGCATGCTCGACGCCGAGCTGCCCACCGGAGACCTGCTCGATGCCTGGGTGGACGGCCACGATTGGCTCCACCAGGGCTCGGCGATGCTCGACGCGCTCAAGTGCGTGGGCACTGATCTGACCACAGTGCCCACAAGCATTGTCTGGCGCCTGATCGACGGCCGCGGCGGTCGCTGGGTCGAGCCCGCCACCCGCGCCGCCGACGTCCTGGCCACCATTCGCGACGCCGAGGAACGACGCATCGCCGCCGGTATGCTCCCGCAGGTCGGCCTGGTGGCGTCCGTCCGTCCGCGACACCCCGGGTGA
- a CDS encoding NADP-dependent oxidoreductase: protein MRVITQQELGGPEVLTVVDAPVPRPLPTEVLVRVKAIGLNPLEARLRAGEFPLIGKPPFVLGWDISGVVEKSPQTWRLRPGDEVFGMPLFPRPANAYAEIVSAPALHLARKPASLSHVEASALPVVGLTAWQGLVDLGGVTAGDRVLVHGGGGGVGHVAIQIAKALGAHVITTASGRKREFAESFGADEVIDYTTVDFAEAVRGIDLVLDTIGGDTVERSLGVLRPGGHLVTAVAEEDTELAAKFEVAGMRFTGIAVDPDPVALRGLVDLVEQGKLRVHVQETFPFERVADAHRLLDSGHLQGKLVLTL, encoded by the coding sequence ATGCGAGTCATCACACAGCAGGAACTCGGCGGTCCCGAGGTGCTCACCGTCGTCGACGCGCCCGTGCCACGGCCCCTGCCGACCGAGGTACTGGTCCGTGTCAAGGCGATCGGGCTGAACCCGCTGGAGGCGCGACTGCGCGCGGGCGAGTTCCCCCTGATCGGCAAGCCGCCGTTCGTCCTCGGCTGGGACATCAGCGGCGTGGTCGAGAAGTCACCGCAGACGTGGCGTCTGCGGCCCGGTGACGAGGTGTTCGGGATGCCGTTGTTTCCCCGGCCCGCCAACGCGTACGCCGAGATCGTGTCCGCTCCGGCGTTGCACCTGGCGCGCAAGCCGGCGTCGCTCTCGCACGTCGAGGCTTCGGCGTTGCCGGTCGTCGGGCTGACAGCGTGGCAGGGTCTCGTCGACCTCGGCGGCGTGACCGCGGGCGACCGCGTCCTGGTCCACGGCGGTGGCGGCGGGGTGGGCCACGTCGCGATCCAGATCGCGAAAGCACTCGGCGCGCACGTGATCACGACCGCCAGCGGACGCAAACGGGAGTTCGCCGAGAGCTTCGGCGCCGACGAGGTGATCGACTACACGACGGTCGACTTCGCCGAGGCGGTCCGCGGCATCGACCTCGTACTCGACACGATCGGCGGCGACACCGTCGAGCGGTCGCTCGGCGTGCTGCGCCCAGGGGGGCACCTGGTGACGGCGGTCGCCGAGGAGGACACCGAGCTCGCCGCCAAGTTCGAGGTGGCGGGCATGCGCTTCACCGGCATCGCGGTCGACCCCGATCCGGTCGCCCTGCGAGGGCTCGTCGACCTCGTCGAACAGGGCAAGCTCCGGGTCCACGTGCAGGAGACGTTCCCGTTCGAGCGCGTCGCCGACGCGCACCGGCTGCTTGACAGCGGTCATCTCCAGGGCAAACTCGTCCTCACGCTCTGA
- a CDS encoding winged helix-turn-helix transcriptional regulator: MSGFGASDAFLADCPARTAVELIADKWTVVVLAGLSKGPVRHGRLIKLIGGISRKVLTQTLRRLESHGLVRRHAYAEVPPRVEYELTPLGATLIDPIHTLTEWARAHGDAVLDALDAHSEPVAQHG, translated from the coding sequence ATGAGCGGTTTCGGTGCCAGCGATGCTTTTCTCGCCGACTGCCCGGCGCGCACGGCGGTCGAGCTGATCGCTGACAAGTGGACAGTGGTCGTGCTCGCCGGTCTCAGCAAGGGCCCGGTGCGGCACGGCAGGCTGATCAAGCTGATCGGCGGCATCTCACGCAAGGTGCTCACCCAGACGCTCCGGCGGCTCGAATCACACGGGCTCGTCCGCCGCCACGCGTACGCCGAGGTGCCGCCCCGCGTCGAGTACGAGCTCACCCCGCTCGGAGCGACCCTGATCGACCCGATCCACACGCTGACCGAGTGGGCGCGGGCGCACGGCGACGCGGTCCTCGACGCGCTCGACGCCCATTCCGAGCCGGTCGCCCAGCACGGCTGA